The Euphorbia lathyris chromosome 2, ddEupLath1.1, whole genome shotgun sequence genome includes a window with the following:
- the LOC136219239 gene encoding two-pore potassium channel 1, whose translation MASNGVKQPLLPGPVDSNLQTNSTHARTRRRFRRIKSAPPADYVPSDIVDDVSLKRPESIFGSLHTNIRIVGLYLGIYLGVGTLCFYLVRDDIEGTKTSPIIDAVYFCVVTMTTVGYGDLVPKTSLVKILASIFVFSGMAIGALMLSRAADYLVEKQELLLVNALNRHKNLGLCKSINQIESNRVRYKCILAVAMLSFLMVIGTIFLLHVEGMDPIDAIYCVCSTITTLGYGDQSFSTRAGRVFAIFWIMISTLILGLCFLYVAEVLSETKQKALVNWVLTRKTTNVDLEAADIDDDGVVGASEFVVYKLKEMGKITEQDISLVMEEFENLDVDDSGTLSVSDLALAQTRR comes from the exons ATGGCCTCCAATGGTGTGAAACAGCCCTTACTGCCAGGGCCAGTGGATTCCAATCTTCAAACAAATAGTACACACGCTCGCACCAGAAGAAGATTTCGCCGTATTAAAAGTGCTCCTCCAGCGGACTATGTTCCTTCTGATATTGTTGACGATGTCTCACTTAAGCGCCCTGAATCTATTTTTGGGTCACTCCACACAAATATCCGGATAGTAGGTCTTTACTTGGGTATCTACTTGGGTGTTGGTACCTTGTGCTTTTACTTGGTCAGGGATGATATTGAAGGGACGAAAACGAGTCCAATTATAGATGCTGTTTATTTCTGTGTTGTGACAATGACAACTGTGGGTTACGGGGATCTTGTGCCGAAGACTTCCTTAGTAAAGATACTGGCATCTATTTTTGTCTTCTCAGGTATGGCAATTGGTGCACTAATGTTAAGCAGAGCAGCGGACTACCTGGTAGAAAAGCAGGAACTGCTGCTAGTTAATGCCCTAAACAGGCATAAAAACTTGGGTCTATGCAAAAGCATAAACCAAATCGAATCAAACAGAGTCAGATACAAGTGCATCTTGGCTGTAGCCATGCTTTCATTCCTTATGGTTATTGGAACCATTTTCCTGCTTCATGTTGAGGGCATGGACCCAATTGATGCTATCTATTGTGTATGTTCAACTATCACGACCTTAGGTTATGGAGATCAGAGCTTCTCAACAAGAGCTGGACGTGTTTTCGCCATATTTTGGATAATGATCAGTACCCTCATTTTAGGTCTGTGTTTTCTCTATGTTGCTGAGGTACTCAGTGAAACCAAACAAAAGGCACTTGTTAACTGGGTTCTTACTAGAAAGACAACCAACGTAGATTTGGAGGCAGCTGATATAGATGATGATGGAGTTGTTGG GGCTAGCGAGTTTGTTGTGTATAAGCTGAAAGAGATGGGTAAGATAACCGAACAAGATATATCTCTTGTAATGGAGGAGTTTGAGAACCTTGACGTTGATGATTCTGGAACATTGTCAGTATCCGACTTGGCTCTTGCTCAAACAAGGAGGTGA